One window from the genome of Pedobacter schmidteae encodes:
- a CDS encoding nuclear transport factor 2 family protein: protein MKRTLILFTFTIMSLLASAQSKEETNVAALTEKLRVAMISGNKAELENLASDKLTYGHSSGKIEDKAAFVTALATKKSDFKSIELSDQSITVAGKIAIVRHHLKGDTNDGGIPGKVSLGIVLVWQKEGGDWKLLGRRAFKISN from the coding sequence ATGAAACGAACCCTTATTCTATTTACTTTTACCATTATGAGTTTACTTGCTTCGGCACAATCAAAGGAGGAAACCAATGTGGCAGCCTTAACCGAAAAACTACGTGTGGCCATGATCAGTGGAAATAAAGCCGAGCTGGAAAACCTGGCTTCCGATAAGCTAACCTATGGTCATTCGAGCGGTAAGATAGAAGATAAGGCCGCATTTGTAACTGCATTGGCTACTAAGAAGTCAGATTTTAAAAGCATAGAACTTTCCGATCAGTCGATAACTGTTGCCGGAAAAATTGCAATTGTTCGTCACCATTTAAAAGGAGATACCAATGATGGGGGTATTCCAGGTAAGGTTAGCCTGGGTATCGTTTTGGTATGGCAAAAAGAAGGGGGCGACTGGAAACTACTTGGCCGACGCGCATTTAAAATCAGCAATTGA
- a CDS encoding serine hydrolase translates to MNRINVILLFTCLFVSQLRAQTFNAAKLDSFFNALSENDKAMGSFAIAKNGKTVYQKSIGYRLIDGDKKVPANAQTQYRIGSITKTFTATLIFQLIEQGKLTLDTKLSTYFPEIPNSKTITIGDLLAHSSGLYDYVNDVEDKEWITAPRSKAELLKAVKEGKTHFEPGKDFSYCNSGYLLLGYVIEKLTKKPYSKVVSERIFNKLGMKNSMSGISNNTGPQEAKPYQYQKAWTDVNDICFNNVIAVGDILSTPTDMLIFIEALDAGKLLSAKSLAQMKTVNKVDGTGMGLVLIPFYSKKSYGHNGGTYGSYAVLHRFEQDSLSIAICTNGMNYKLNNINIDMLNVAYNIPFQIPSFKTVILASRDLDPYLGFYTSEEMPLKITITKDNNVLRAQATGQPAFSMEAIGNHGFRFDPSDLLIEFHPEKGTFTMKQMGRTFHYHKEK, encoded by the coding sequence ATGAACAGAATTAACGTTATTTTACTTTTTACATGTCTTTTTGTGAGCCAACTTCGGGCGCAGACCTTCAATGCGGCCAAACTTGACAGCTTTTTTAACGCCTTAAGTGAAAATGACAAGGCTATGGGCAGTTTTGCCATTGCTAAAAATGGCAAAACAGTTTACCAGAAAAGTATAGGTTATCGCTTAATTGATGGAGACAAAAAGGTTCCCGCCAATGCGCAGACACAGTACCGTATTGGCTCAATCACAAAAACTTTTACGGCTACACTGATTTTCCAGCTGATAGAACAGGGCAAACTTACACTGGATACGAAACTGAGCACGTATTTTCCTGAGATTCCCAATTCAAAAACAATTACCATCGGCGATTTGCTGGCACATAGCAGCGGGTTGTACGACTATGTAAATGATGTTGAAGATAAAGAATGGATCACCGCCCCGCGTAGTAAGGCCGAACTGCTTAAAGCCGTTAAAGAAGGTAAAACACATTTTGAGCCGGGAAAAGATTTTTCTTATTGTAATTCAGGTTATTTATTGTTGGGCTACGTGATTGAAAAGCTGACCAAAAAGCCCTATTCTAAAGTCGTTTCTGAACGCATTTTTAATAAATTAGGAATGAAAAATTCTATGTCTGGTATATCAAATAATACCGGTCCACAGGAAGCCAAACCTTATCAGTATCAGAAAGCGTGGACGGATGTGAACGACATTTGCTTTAACAATGTAATTGCCGTGGGCGACATTTTATCTACACCAACAGACATGCTTATTTTTATAGAAGCACTGGATGCCGGTAAATTATTGAGTGCCAAAAGTCTGGCTCAGATGAAAACGGTAAACAAGGTGGACGGAACAGGGATGGGGCTGGTGTTAATTCCATTTTATTCTAAAAAGAGTTATGGTCACAATGGTGGAACTTATGGCAGCTATGCCGTGCTGCATCGTTTTGAGCAAGATAGTTTGTCAATTGCAATTTGTACCAATGGAATGAATTATAAGCTGAATAACATTAATATCGATATGTTAAACGTGGCTTATAACATACCTTTTCAAATTCCTTCCTTTAAAACAGTAATTCTGGCTTCCAGGGATTTGGATCCTTACCTTGGCTTTTATACAAGTGAGGAGATGCCATTAAAAATTACAATCACCAAAGACAATAATGTATTGAGGGCACAGGCTACTGGTCAGCCTGCTTTTTCAATGGAAGCCATCGGAAATCATGGCTTTAGATTTGATCCCAGCGATTTGCTGATTGAGTTTCATCCGGAAAAAGGTACGTTTACGATGAAGCAGATGGGTAGAACTTTTCATTACCATAAGGAAAAGTAG
- a CDS encoding RagB/SusD family nutrient uptake outer membrane protein, which yields MKKLIYIIVVFCTLTIWSGCKKGFLDSYPKNSLSAGTFYKTEADFTNAVNGIYDAMQADRELSFFPMTDIATPFAGFGENRFGQYDNGLFGINSGWIMGQTIWAAWYKVVFRANVVLDRIDGEGITMTAKAHDRLKGEALFLRSIAYFYLTYLYGGVPLILKEQKYEELLVPRNGKSEVVARLIADLKTAEQLLPSVTEYRNTKPLLGRASKGAAKSLLGKIYVYEKKWPEAEAKLNEVINIDKDYDLEPKFLDLFWPSTENGKESIFEIQYLGGVKEGNSYVRFAAPNTLSQISTAGFGYVTPTETYTDLFETVNGYPVNSTFVSRVATGSAYRYTFTRQCTDPAFNPAQPYANRDPRLAWTVWYENTPYIAEFQSRAGQTGVKYLQEYANENGHNTVKYIIGKLDLTAGDSPGNMILIRYADVLLLYAETLIELNRTADAAVYINKVRQRPSVMMPTLQTLQTVRGENIITDQTKMRKFLHEERYRELAFEWGHMYMDQVRWDVFADEMVKYWTANKFGGINPALGTFDKRHYLWPIPAEERIRNPQLSQNDGYN from the coding sequence ATGAAGAAATTAATATATATAATCGTTGTTTTTTGCACCTTAACTATCTGGTCGGGTTGCAAAAAAGGTTTTCTGGATTCTTATCCTAAAAACAGTCTTTCGGCGGGGACATTTTATAAAACTGAAGCCGATTTTACAAATGCCGTAAATGGTATTTATGATGCTATGCAGGCGGATAGGGAACTCAGCTTTTTTCCTATGACCGATATTGCTACACCTTTTGCCGGCTTTGGCGAGAACCGTTTTGGACAATATGATAATGGTCTTTTTGGCATAAACTCGGGCTGGATAATGGGACAAACCATATGGGCTGCCTGGTACAAAGTAGTTTTCAGGGCCAATGTAGTGTTAGATCGTATAGACGGTGAAGGGATTACGATGACTGCCAAAGCCCATGACCGACTTAAAGGTGAGGCTTTGTTTCTGCGTTCAATAGCTTATTTTTATCTGACCTATTTGTACGGCGGTGTGCCCTTGATTTTGAAAGAACAGAAATATGAGGAATTACTGGTACCCCGGAATGGCAAATCAGAAGTTGTGGCGCGCTTGATTGCCGATCTGAAAACGGCCGAGCAGCTTTTGCCTTCAGTAACAGAATACAGGAACACAAAGCCATTGCTTGGTCGGGCCAGTAAAGGAGCTGCAAAATCACTACTTGGAAAGATATATGTGTACGAAAAGAAATGGCCTGAAGCCGAAGCTAAATTGAACGAGGTGATCAATATTGATAAAGATTATGATCTGGAGCCCAAATTTCTTGATCTTTTTTGGCCTTCCACCGAAAACGGAAAGGAATCTATTTTTGAAATTCAATACCTGGGTGGTGTAAAAGAAGGTAATTCTTATGTACGCTTTGCTGCGCCAAATACCTTGTCTCAAATTTCTACTGCAGGTTTTGGTTATGTTACACCTACAGAAACCTATACCGATCTCTTTGAAACTGTAAATGGCTACCCGGTTAACAGTACTTTTGTAAGCAGGGTAGCTACTGGAAGTGCTTACCGTTATACGTTTACACGTCAGTGCACCGATCCGGCATTTAACCCGGCACAACCTTATGCCAATCGCGATCCACGTTTGGCCTGGACGGTTTGGTACGAAAATACACCCTACATTGCCGAATTCCAATCACGTGCCGGACAAACTGGTGTAAAATACCTGCAGGAGTATGCCAACGAAAATGGCCACAATACAGTAAAATATATTATCGGTAAACTGGATTTAACAGCCGGCGATAGTCCGGGCAACATGATCCTGATCCGCTATGCAGATGTTTTGCTGCTCTATGCCGAAACTTTAATTGAACTGAACCGTACTGCCGATGCTGCTGTTTACATCAACAAAGTGCGGCAGCGCCCAAGTGTAATGATGCCTACTTTGCAAACGCTGCAAACGGTTAGGGGAGAGAACATCATCACCGATCAGACAAAAATGCGTAAATTTTTGCATGAAGAGCGTTACCGGGAACTGGCATTTGAATGGGGGCATATGTATATGGACCAGGTGAGATGGGATGTTTTTGCTGATGAAATGGTGAAATACTGGACAGCCAATAAATTTGGCGGTATAAACCCGGCACTCGGCACCTTCGACAAACGGCACTACCTATGGCCAATTCCAGCCGAGGAAAGAATCAGAAATCCTCAGCTTTCACAAAACGATGGATATAATTAA
- a CDS encoding prolyl oligopeptidase family serine peptidase produces the protein MKQMTKNGLLLLAVLSPLITDAQLKHTTKQSMTYPVTKKANIKDNYFGTEVADPYRWLEDDRSEETKAWVKAQNTVTQNYLSQIPFRDAIKARLTHLMNYEKYSQPFKEGTYTYFYKNTGLQNQSVLYRQQAGGEAEIFLDPNTFSKDATTSLASIDFSKDGSLCAYQLSAGGSDWTNVVVMKTGDKSLVGDTLKDIKFSGIAWQGNEGFYYSSYDKPAAGSQLSGLTQYHKLYYHKLGTAQKDDVLIFGGEKTPRRYVGAGLTEDERYLIISAANTTSGNELYIKDLSKPASAIIAVVDNFEQNHSIIDNEGSKLFIYTNLQAPNGRIVTVDAADPKPANWKELIKETNHVLTPTAGGGKLFANYIVDAVSKVLQYDKNGVMEHEIELPGLGTAGGFSGKKDQKELFYTFTSYVYPTTIFKYDVNSGKSELYKKSGVDFDPLMYESKQFFYTSKDGTKVPLIVTYKKGTPLNGKNPTVLYGYGGFNVSLTPAFSTSVLTLLEQGGIYAVANLRGGGEYGEQWHVAGTKLQKQNVFDDFIAAAEYLIAQKYTSRDYLAIMGGSNGGLLVGAVMAQRPELVKVAFPAVGVMDMLRYHKFTSGAGWAYDYGTSEDSKEMFEYLYKYSPVHALKAGVAYPATMVTTADHDDRVVPAHSFKFAATLQKDQGGKAPVLISIMTNAGHGAGKPTDKAIEEIADKWAFMFYNMGLEYKAIK, from the coding sequence ATGAAACAAATGACAAAAAATGGCTTGTTGCTTTTGGCGGTATTATCGCCCTTAATAACTGATGCCCAATTAAAGCATACCACAAAACAAAGCATGACTTATCCCGTAACAAAAAAAGCTAACATTAAAGACAACTATTTTGGGACCGAAGTAGCCGATCCATATCGCTGGCTGGAAGACGACCGTTCGGAAGAAACCAAAGCCTGGGTAAAGGCACAGAATACAGTAACGCAAAATTACCTGTCGCAAATACCCTTTCGCGATGCCATCAAAGCACGTTTAACCCATTTAATGAATTATGAAAAGTATTCGCAGCCATTTAAAGAAGGCACCTATACTTACTTTTACAAAAATACGGGGCTGCAAAATCAAAGCGTATTGTATCGTCAGCAAGCTGGTGGCGAAGCCGAGATTTTTCTGGATCCGAATACCTTTTCCAAAGATGCAACCACCTCGCTGGCCAGTATAGATTTTTCTAAAGATGGTAGCCTTTGTGCTTACCAATTATCGGCCGGGGGCTCTGATTGGACAAATGTTGTGGTGATGAAAACGGGAGATAAATCGCTGGTTGGAGATACCTTGAAGGATATCAAATTTTCGGGAATTGCCTGGCAGGGTAACGAAGGATTCTATTATTCGAGTTACGATAAGCCTGCAGCTGGCAGTCAGCTTTCAGGCCTAACCCAGTACCACAAGCTGTATTATCATAAGTTGGGTACTGCTCAAAAAGATGATGTGCTGATATTTGGTGGCGAGAAAACACCACGCAGGTACGTTGGCGCCGGACTTACCGAAGATGAACGTTACCTGATTATCTCGGCCGCCAATACCACTTCGGGCAATGAGCTTTATATCAAAGACCTCAGTAAGCCAGCCTCGGCCATTATCGCTGTGGTAGATAATTTTGAACAAAACCATTCTATTATAGATAACGAAGGGAGTAAGTTGTTTATTTATACCAATTTACAAGCCCCCAACGGACGCATTGTAACGGTAGATGCAGCTGACCCAAAACCTGCAAATTGGAAGGAGCTGATTAAGGAGACCAATCATGTCCTGACACCCACAGCCGGTGGAGGTAAACTATTTGCCAATTACATAGTAGATGCAGTAAGTAAAGTGTTGCAGTACGATAAAAATGGTGTAATGGAGCATGAAATTGAACTCCCGGGACTGGGTACAGCAGGCGGCTTTAGTGGTAAAAAGGATCAGAAGGAACTGTTCTATACCTTTACTTCCTACGTTTATCCAACTACGATTTTTAAGTATGACGTAAACAGTGGCAAATCTGAGCTGTATAAAAAATCAGGTGTCGACTTTGATCCTTTGATGTACGAGTCGAAACAATTTTTCTACACCTCTAAGGACGGCACTAAAGTGCCCCTTATTGTTACGTATAAAAAAGGTACTCCTTTAAATGGTAAAAACCCTACTGTTTTGTATGGATATGGTGGCTTTAACGTGAGTCTGACCCCGGCATTTAGCACTTCGGTGCTTACTTTGCTGGAACAGGGCGGCATTTATGCAGTCGCCAATTTGCGTGGCGGTGGCGAGTATGGCGAACAATGGCATGTAGCCGGGACCAAGTTGCAGAAACAAAATGTGTTTGACGATTTTATTGCAGCTGCCGAATACCTCATCGCACAAAAATATACATCCAGAGACTACCTGGCCATTATGGGAGGTTCGAACGGCGGATTGCTGGTTGGGGCAGTAATGGCCCAGCGACCGGAGTTGGTAAAAGTAGCTTTCCCTGCTGTGGGTGTAATGGATATGTTGCGCTACCATAAATTTACCTCTGGTGCAGGCTGGGCATACGATTATGGTACTTCAGAAGATTCGAAAGAAATGTTTGAATACCTGTACAAGTATTCGCCGGTACATGCACTGAAAGCTGGCGTGGCTTATCCGGCTACGATGGTAACCACTGCCGATCACGACGATAGGGTAGTGCCGGCACATTCCTTTAAATTTGCAGCTACGCTGCAAAAAGATCAGGGCGGAAAAGCTCCGGTGTTGATCAGTATTATGACCAATGCCGGACATGGGGCCGGAAAGCCAACCGATAAAGCCATTGAGGAAATTGCTGATAAATGGGCTTTTATGTTTTACAATATGGGGCTGGAATACAAAGCGATAAAATAA
- a CDS encoding peroxiredoxin yields the protein MKTLLFALFLTTFSVTVMAQQSPQVGLDMPKAIFYKTNGTNFSTDQIPKGTKSLIMLFDATCEHCQKVARNISKRSKELNNVNFYLISQDEMRSINYFMDNFGKLLKTMKNVTILQDKDHVFIPMFHPKQYPSLYLYGKDKKLEFYSCDERDVSKFFSRIK from the coding sequence ATGAAAACACTATTATTTGCCCTGTTTCTAACCACATTTTCGGTTACAGTTATGGCTCAGCAAAGCCCACAAGTTGGACTAGACATGCCTAAAGCCATATTTTACAAAACAAACGGTACTAACTTCTCTACCGACCAGATACCAAAAGGCACCAAATCGCTTATTATGCTGTTTGATGCCACCTGCGAACACTGCCAAAAAGTGGCGCGAAATATATCCAAAAGAAGTAAAGAGCTAAACAATGTCAACTTTTACCTGATTTCTCAGGACGAAATGCGTTCTATCAATTACTTCATGGACAACTTTGGCAAACTGTTGAAGACCATGAAAAATGTGACCATATTACAGGATAAGGACCATGTTTTTATCCCGATGTTTCATCCTAAACAATATCCCTCGCTGTATCTATATGGAAAAGACAAAAAACTGGAGTTCTATTCCTGCGATGAAAGGGATGTGTCGAAGTTTTTTAGCAGAATTAAATAA
- a CDS encoding universal stress protein has protein sequence MTIIVATDFSDVAENAVEYAAAIARHNNARLILFNSFVIPTHASNTLLPGSSFQRLLNENEIRMIERALSLSVTYDIEVGHESAFSFVEDELQTLLVKYEASLVVLGMNTKNLEQDLWGNTTTNAIKKLKFPVLAVPQGATFDGIKKVLFACDVLSGVSEKVLRNIKELALSLNAEVEVFNVNRALEELKKEGADLEATHAIDDGLEGITYYYKNVKSNTVIKEIEKEIEVFGADMLIMVPKKYGFWASLVHTSKTRIMASGLHIPLLSIPI, from the coding sequence ATGACCATCATTGTAGCCACCGACTTTTCAGACGTAGCCGAGAATGCAGTAGAATACGCAGCTGCCATAGCCAGACATAATAACGCCAGGCTAATCCTTTTTAATTCATTTGTCATTCCTACACATGCTTCAAACACCTTGTTGCCAGGCTCTAGTTTTCAGCGTTTACTGAATGAAAACGAGATCAGGATGATTGAAAGGGCACTATCGCTTTCCGTTACTTATGATATTGAGGTGGGACATGAATCGGCCTTTTCTTTTGTAGAGGATGAATTGCAGACTTTGCTGGTAAAATATGAAGCCTCGCTGGTGGTGTTGGGGATGAATACCAAAAACCTGGAACAGGACCTCTGGGGCAATACCACTACCAACGCCATCAAAAAGCTAAAGTTTCCGGTATTGGCCGTACCGCAGGGGGCCACATTTGATGGGATAAAGAAAGTGCTTTTTGCCTGTGATGTGTTGAGCGGGGTATCAGAAAAAGTATTGAGAAACATTAAAGAACTGGCTTTGAGTTTAAATGCCGAAGTGGAGGTGTTTAATGTGAACCGGGCGTTGGAGGAATTGAAAAAAGAAGGAGCTGATCTGGAAGCGACACATGCCATTGATGACGGTTTGGAAGGAATTACGTATTATTACAAAAATGTAAAGTCGAATACGGTAATTAAAGAGATTGAAAAAGAAATAGAAGTATTTGGAGCTGATATGCTGATTATGGTGCCAAAGAAATATGGTTTCTGGGCTTCGCTGGTACACACCAGTAAAACCAGGATTATGGCTTCAGGCTTGCACATTCCCTTACTTTCTATTCCCATATAG